The Argopecten irradians isolate NY chromosome 4, Ai_NY, whole genome shotgun sequence genome has a window encoding:
- the LOC138322404 gene encoding fibrinogen-like protein A translates to MAVLQWYLILISVVLAVFTEGKRSSYVMYRNKQTTQTRNYEFKTLANISTLQACATKCHFDSECNAFTFQEEKHLCEFLQNGSFPYALLGTVYAAAPPLCHDLSPSMPSGVYSIAVTPPDVVQVYCDMTTVGGRWAVIQNRYDGSVDFRRTWEEYKVGFGDPNSEYWLGNENIHLLTSLLHEWELRIEIADQKGTLFYANFDAFSVGNETSDYMLAPLNGYSGNMYLNHFQYNQSTTFSTEDNDNDGDGSLHCAKMMGGGWWYMHSLTNQCGRVSLNGRYSLHQAGAEYMHWESLTADLPVYTPLMSSRMMIRPAS, encoded by the coding sequence ATGGCTGTCCTTCAGTGGTACCTCATTCTTATTAGTGTTGTTCTAGCGGTCTTTACTGAAGGCAAAAGATCATCATATGTGATGTATCGGAACAAGCAAACAACTCAAACCAGGAATTATGAGTTCAAAACACTTGCAAATATTTCCACATTGCAAGCTTGCGCAACAAAATGTCACTTTGACAGTGAATGCAATGCGTTTACCTTTCAAGAAGAAAAACATCTATGTGAGTTTTTACAAAATGGCAGTTTTCCTTATGCACTGCTTGGGACGGTGTATGCGGCTGCACCACCTCTGTGTCATGACCTGTCCCCATCCATGCCCTCTGGTGTCTACTCCATCGCTGTGACACCTCCGGATGTAGTCCAGGTTTACTGTGACATGACCACAGTAGGGGGAAGGTGGGCCGTTATTCAAAACAGATACGACGGTAGTGTTGATTTCCGCAGAACATGGGAAGAGTATAAAGTTGGATTTGGTGATCCAAATTCCGAATATTGGCTTggaaatgaaaatatccatttgCTAACATCACTCCTCCATGAATGGGAGCTACGTATCGAAATTGCGGATCAAAAAGGTACACTATTCTACGCCAATTTTGACGCTTTCTCAGTGGGTAACGAAACAAGTGACTACATGTTGGCACCTCTAAACGGTTACAGTGGTAATATGTATCTGAACCACTTTCAGTATAACCAATCTACGACGTTCTCGACCGAGGACAACGACAATGATGGAGATGGCAGTCTTCATTGCGCAAAGATGATGGGAGGCGGTTGGTGGTACATGCACTCTTTAACTAACCAATGTGGCAGGGTTAGCCTCAATGGGCGATACAGTTTACACCAAGCTGGTGCCGAGTATATGCACTGGGAATCACTTACAGCTGACTTGCCTGTCTACACACCATTGATGTCGTCTAGAATGATGATTCGTCCAGCGTCGTAG